A window of Pseudomonadota bacterium contains these coding sequences:
- a CDS encoding M1 family peptidase: MLHHQLDITLKPDEGRLFVADRISLPDGARARYLEVVLNAGLQIVATNAKAVSPYGIAEGNRRRYRFTLDPLADTLSISYEGTPQAPRRSAPQAMPGVVLDSASVYLDGAGAWYPLTGEHPVTAELTVHHPPGWQSISQGARLEGTTTTTRWRSEEPQEEIYLLAAPYRFYSKPGPHAEAQVFLRTSDDPLAQRFLDITDRYLDLYSRLIGPYPYPKFAVVENRWETGYGMPSFTLLGSRVMRLPFILTSSYPHEILHNWWGNGVYPDYASGNWSEGLTSYLADHLIQEQQGRSADYRRSILQKYADYVASESDFPLREFRARHDGASQAVGYGKTLMFFHMLRRNLGDTAFRTGLRRLYRDYRYRSAGFEEIRRVFEAVSGRPLAAMFHQWVERVGAPAIVLGEPQVRDLQQKGFRLEGELRQSHADTPYRLRVPVAVTVADSDTAVWSIVELDSASTRFAITLPSRPLRIDIDPRFDLFRRLAPEELPPSLGQVFGAANLTVVVPSGASAEERDAYLLLVAQWRRQFPGIRTQEDILPLPENGGIWVLGKTNRHAASQLKRISAQFPVELGPKLKLGEEVLTEKDLSLVLTLRRSAVSTLAYLQVGSVAAVPGLARKLPHYGKYSYLAFAGDDAVNVTKGQWPVHASPLTLQLTDEKHERGKLPAEAPLIE, translated from the coding sequence GTGCTGCACCACCAGCTGGATATCACTCTCAAGCCTGACGAGGGACGCTTGTTCGTTGCCGATCGAATCAGCTTGCCCGACGGGGCGCGGGCAAGGTATCTGGAGGTCGTGCTCAATGCGGGCTTGCAGATCGTAGCCACCAACGCAAAGGCGGTGTCACCGTACGGAATTGCGGAGGGCAATCGCAGACGCTACCGATTTACACTCGATCCCCTGGCGGACACCCTCTCCATCAGCTATGAAGGAACTCCACAGGCACCCCGCCGTTCAGCACCGCAGGCCATGCCTGGTGTGGTGCTGGACAGCGCGAGCGTCTATCTGGACGGTGCCGGCGCGTGGTATCCGCTCACGGGAGAGCATCCCGTCACGGCGGAGTTGACCGTCCATCATCCGCCCGGCTGGCAGAGTATCAGTCAGGGCGCGCGGCTCGAGGGCACCACCACTACCACCCGTTGGCGCAGCGAAGAACCCCAGGAAGAGATCTATCTGCTCGCCGCGCCGTATCGCTTTTATTCGAAACCGGGACCGCACGCCGAAGCGCAGGTATTCCTGCGAACATCCGACGATCCCCTCGCACAACGCTTTCTCGATATCACCGATCGCTATCTGGATCTCTACAGCCGTCTGATCGGCCCCTATCCCTATCCGAAATTTGCCGTTGTCGAGAACCGCTGGGAGACCGGCTATGGCATGCCTTCGTTTACGCTGCTGGGGTCGCGGGTCATGCGCCTGCCCTTCATACTCACCAGCTCCTACCCGCATGAGATCCTGCATAACTGGTGGGGCAATGGTGTCTACCCGGACTACGCCTCAGGCAATTGGAGCGAGGGTCTGACCAGTTATCTGGCGGATCATCTTATTCAGGAACAGCAAGGGAGAAGCGCGGACTACCGGCGATCGATACTCCAGAAATATGCTGATTATGTGGCGTCCGAAAGCGATTTCCCATTGCGTGAATTCCGCGCCCGCCATGATGGCGCCAGCCAGGCTGTGGGTTACGGCAAGACGCTGATGTTCTTTCACATGCTACGTCGAAACCTCGGCGATACCGCATTTCGCACCGGGCTAAGGCGCCTCTACCGCGATTACCGGTACCGGAGTGCCGGCTTCGAAGAGATACGCCGGGTTTTTGAGGCGGTCAGCGGTCGCCCACTCGCTGCGATGTTCCACCAATGGGTAGAGCGGGTTGGTGCACCGGCTATCGTACTCGGAGAGCCCCAGGTCCGCGATTTGCAGCAGAAGGGATTTCGTTTGGAAGGTGAGTTGCGTCAAAGCCACGCCGACACACCCTATCGTCTGAGGGTTCCTGTAGCGGTGACCGTCGCGGACAGCGATACAGCGGTGTGGTCGATCGTCGAGCTGGATTCCGCGAGTACCCGGTTCGCCATCACGCTGCCATCGCGTCCCTTGCGAATCGACATCGACCCGCGGTTCGACCTCTTCCGACGTCTTGCACCCGAGGAACTGCCGCCTTCGCTGGGACAGGTTTTCGGGGCGGCCAACCTCACGGTGGTGGTGCCCTCCGGGGCGAGTGCGGAAGAGCGTGACGCCTACCTGCTGTTGGTCGCGCAGTGGCGGCGGCAGTTTCCGGGCATTCGAACACAAGAGGATATCCTGCCCTTACCGGAGAATGGCGGGATCTGGGTGCTGGGCAAAACCAATCGTCACGCCGCGTCACAGCTGAAGCGGATCAGCGCGCAGTTTCCCGTCGAACTGGGTCCCAAGCTCAAGCTGGGAGAGGAGGTGTTAACCGAAAAAGATCTCAGCCTGGTACTGACTCTGCGCCGTTCCGCTGTCTCGACCTTGGCCTATCTGCAGGTGGGGAGTGTGGCTGCGGTGCCGGGACTGGCGCGCAAACTGCCGCATTACGGCAAATACAGCTATCTCGCCTTTGCCGGTGATGACGCGGTGAACGTGACGAAAGGTCAGTGGCCGGTACATGCATCGCCGCTCACGTTACAGCTCACAGACGAGAAGCACGAAAGAGGGAAGCTCCCCGCCGAGGCGCCGCTCATCGAATAA